In the genome of Flavobacterium panacagri, one region contains:
- a CDS encoding family 43 glycosylhydrolase yields MNINTLLFKILLVFICCFNGSVVEAQLLNIKNDSFWKTKDEKPIYSQGGGIFKFTDPMSGVQKYYWYGVQYEEADVYRYNPAVTLPTSTFKSVTCYSSTDLVNWTFEGDVLTKEKVNKNGKTWVGRLGVAYIKEWKKYAMFVQHDSEVLITLSDSPTSQFEWHQKINMEKMIGTSNTGDQTVFTDEDTGKSYLIYSYGRGRNKIYVSEIGIKDEKINLLDCTEVFKGESREGNCMFKYKNKYYMFASNIYGWDASFAYYLVSDNIRGPYLPVNDMQIMKGTEDDFAHISQTGFFFSVKGSKQETIVYCGDRWANFAGNGLGYNQWCPISFEGTTPYFNSLNSWNLEEKTGKWEVAKDNNYIKNASFEADRRHIPSPVKPVQIQLTGWFSEVIQGNKISLDSISPVLNHFNTEEERKTVIGEKSLEISDKIDFKRKTFQTIASSPFVKLKDGVYTLSAKIKNSADFKNLEMYAVSGNKRFSYVIKEQNAAWKTITISNIVVKGGKVEIGFFADGKAGAFCYVDDLSFMN; encoded by the coding sequence ATGAATATCAATACCCTTCTGTTCAAAATACTTTTAGTTTTTATATGCTGTTTTAACGGTTCTGTTGTTGAAGCGCAATTATTGAATATTAAAAATGATTCTTTTTGGAAAACCAAAGATGAAAAACCTATTTACAGTCAGGGAGGCGGTATTTTTAAATTTACAGACCCGATGAGCGGTGTCCAGAAATATTATTGGTATGGCGTACAATATGAAGAAGCAGATGTTTATCGCTATAATCCTGCGGTTACACTGCCAACATCAACTTTCAAGTCGGTTACCTGTTACAGCTCTACAGATTTGGTCAACTGGACTTTTGAAGGGGATGTTTTGACCAAAGAAAAAGTAAATAAAAACGGCAAAACATGGGTTGGACGTTTGGGAGTTGCTTATATCAAGGAATGGAAAAAATATGCGATGTTCGTACAGCACGACTCAGAAGTATTGATTACACTTTCGGACTCGCCGACAAGTCAGTTTGAATGGCATCAGAAAATCAATATGGAAAAAATGATTGGAACGAGCAACACTGGCGACCAGACTGTTTTTACAGATGAAGATACCGGAAAATCTTATTTAATCTATTCTTACGGAAGAGGACGAAATAAAATTTATGTTTCTGAAATTGGTATCAAAGACGAAAAAATAAATCTTTTGGATTGTACGGAGGTTTTTAAAGGCGAAAGCCGTGAAGGAAACTGTATGTTTAAATACAAGAATAAGTATTATATGTTTGCGTCCAATATTTATGGCTGGGATGCTTCTTTTGCTTATTATTTGGTGTCAGACAATATTCGCGGGCCTTATCTCCCTGTAAATGACATGCAGATAATGAAAGGCACTGAAGATGATTTTGCACACATCTCACAAACTGGATTTTTCTTTTCTGTAAAAGGAAGCAAACAAGAAACCATAGTCTATTGCGGAGACCGCTGGGCCAATTTTGCTGGAAACGGATTGGGATATAACCAATGGTGTCCCATTTCGTTTGAAGGTACAACACCTTATTTTAATTCTTTAAACTCATGGAATCTGGAAGAAAAAACAGGAAAATGGGAAGTAGCAAAAGATAATAATTATATTAAAAATGCTAGTTTTGAAGCCGACCGCAGACACATTCCGAGTCCTGTAAAACCTGTCCAGATTCAGCTGACGGGCTGGTTTTCTGAAGTTATTCAGGGAAATAAGATTTCGTTGGATTCAATTTCTCCTGTTTTAAATCACTTTAATACCGAAGAAGAACGAAAAACGGTAATTGGAGAGAAAAGTCTTGAAATCAGTGATAAAATAGATTTCAAAAGAAAGACTTTTCAAACTATTGCTTCTTCGCCATTCGTTAAACTAAAAGATGGTGTTTATACGCTTTCTGCCAAAATAAAAAACAGCGCCGATTTTAAGAATTTAGAAATGTATGCAGTCAGCGGTAACAAGAGATTTTCCTATGTTATTAAAGAACAAAATGCAGCGTGGAAAACCATTACCATTTCAAACATCGTTGTAAAAGGAGGAAAGGTGGAGATTGGTTTTTTTGCTGACGGAAAAGCTGGAGCTTTTTGTTATGTAGATGATTTATCTTTTATGAATTAG
- a CDS encoding glycoside hydrolase family 28 protein, with protein MKKIIFCTALVISFVFVSFKKNDSGVTLKEVTVKAPFEMPAIKIPDFSNCKEFSITDFGAVAGDLNKTSDAISKAIAKASKLGGGTVVIPEGEWLTKKIHFKSNVNLHLKKGAVLLFSENPKDYLPAVRSTWEGYECYNYSPLIYAYQCKNIAITGEGELKAKMDVWKQWFARPKAHMESLKRLYYLASYNKPMKERQMVNDTANFRPQFIQFNRCENILMEGVKITNSPFWTIHPFLSKDVVLRNLNVYAHGHNNDGVDPEMSQNVLIENCVFDQGDDAIAIKSGSNQDAWRLNTPSKNIVMRNCTVKNGHQLVAIGSELSGGIENVFIDNCTVVDGAKLNHLLFIKTNERRGGYVKNIHMTNITSGKIDEGILGIETDVLYQWRNLVPTIEKRLTPIQNVYLENIKATNVKFISRILAQKELPVENIFLKNVTAQNVQGEKSIHENVKNFSIQN; from the coding sequence ATGAAAAAAATAATATTTTGTACGGCTTTAGTGATTTCGTTTGTTTTTGTATCGTTCAAGAAAAATGATTCAGGAGTAACCTTAAAGGAAGTGACTGTAAAAGCTCCTTTTGAAATGCCAGCGATAAAAATTCCTGATTTCAGCAACTGTAAAGAATTTTCGATTACAGATTTTGGTGCTGTTGCAGGAGATTTGAATAAAACTTCTGATGCCATCAGTAAAGCTATTGCTAAGGCCAGCAAATTGGGAGGTGGAACAGTAGTTATTCCAGAAGGAGAATGGTTAACAAAGAAAATTCATTTTAAAAGCAATGTAAATCTGCATTTGAAAAAAGGCGCGGTTTTGCTTTTTTCAGAAAATCCAAAAGATTACCTGCCAGCGGTACGCTCTACTTGGGAAGGCTATGAATGTTATAATTATTCGCCTTTGATTTATGCGTATCAATGTAAAAATATAGCTATTACAGGAGAAGGCGAATTAAAAGCAAAAATGGATGTTTGGAAACAATGGTTTGCAAGACCCAAAGCGCACATGGAAAGCCTGAAGAGATTATATTATCTGGCTTCTTATAATAAACCCATGAAAGAAAGACAGATGGTAAATGATACTGCCAATTTCCGTCCACAGTTTATTCAGTTTAATAGATGCGAAAATATTTTGATGGAAGGTGTGAAAATTACGAACAGTCCGTTTTGGACGATTCATCCTTTTTTGTCTAAAGATGTGGTGCTTCGAAATTTGAATGTTTACGCTCACGGACATAATAACGATGGTGTAGATCCTGAAATGAGTCAGAATGTTTTGATAGAAAATTGTGTTTTTGACCAGGGAGACGATGCGATTGCGATTAAATCTGGAAGTAATCAGGATGCTTGGAGATTGAATACGCCTTCAAAAAATATTGTAATGCGAAACTGTACTGTCAAAAACGGTCATCAATTAGTTGCTATTGGAAGTGAACTATCAGGAGGTATCGAAAATGTTTTTATTGATAATTGTACGGTGGTAGATGGAGCCAAACTTAATCATCTTTTATTTATTAAAACCAATGAACGAAGAGGCGGTTATGTAAAGAACATTCACATGACCAACATAACTTCAGGAAAAATTGACGAGGGGATTCTCGGAATTGAAACCGATGTTTTGTACCAATGGCGAAATTTAGTTCCAACAATCGAAAAAAGACTTACACCGATTCAGAACGTGTATCTTGAAAATATAAAAGCTACAAACGTCAAATTTATTTCAAGAATTTTGGCGCAGAAAGAACTTCCAGTCGAAAATATTTTTCTTAAAAATGTAACGGCTCAGAATGTTCAGGGAGAAAAATCCATTCATGAAAATGTAAAAAACTTTAGTATTCAAAACTGA
- a CDS encoding rhamnogalacturonan lyase translates to MENLDRGVIAVKNKGQFFIGWRVLGTDPDDLAFNLYRKSGTKKAVKLNDKPITGATNYVDTKANVQEENTWFVKTVLKGKESDAKGSFTILASSPDKDYLSIVLKPIEGYTANDLSVGDLDGDGKYDLVVHMTGKGHDNSHTGITDPPIFQAYTLEGKFLWEINLGKNIREGAHYTQFMVYDLDGDGISEFVCKTADGTRDSQNNVVGDASKDWVDRDPNSATFGKILKGPEYLSVFNGKTGKLITTVDYIAERGDLAGWGGHGGSGGNDTKGNRMDRFLACVAYLDGIHPSVVMCRGYYGRTVLAAWDFKDQKLTSRWVFDSKDSENPYSGMGNHNLTVTDVDNDGKDEIIYGSMCVDDNGKGLYTTGFRHGDAIHVSDLDPDRPGLEVFGIHEIENGTRGPGVTIFAAADGKVLFTDSLNEDVGRGVADNIDPTRKGAQFWWSGSPNLYDMKGNVVGKAPSSVNFLIYWDGDTSREILNSNYIDKYEKGRLFTANGAVSNNGTKSTPALSADILGDWREELILRSEDNKELRIYSSTIPTQIRQYTLMHDPQYRLSIAWQNVGYNQPPHTSFYMGTDMKPAPKPNIVLVSAKK, encoded by the coding sequence ATGGAAAACCTCGATCGAGGCGTTATTGCTGTAAAAAACAAGGGTCAGTTTTTTATTGGATGGCGTGTTTTAGGAACTGATCCAGATGATCTGGCTTTTAATTTATATCGTAAAAGCGGTACTAAAAAAGCAGTCAAATTAAATGATAAACCCATTACTGGCGCAACAAACTATGTAGATACAAAAGCGAATGTGCAAGAAGAAAATACCTGGTTTGTAAAAACGGTTTTAAAAGGAAAAGAATCTGATGCAAAAGGAAGTTTTACGATTCTGGCTTCAAGTCCTGATAAAGATTATTTATCAATTGTATTAAAACCAATTGAAGGTTATACAGCAAATGATCTTTCGGTTGGCGATTTAGACGGAGACGGAAAGTATGATCTTGTGGTGCACATGACAGGAAAAGGTCATGACAATTCACATACAGGAATTACAGATCCTCCTATTTTTCAGGCCTATACTTTGGAAGGTAAATTTTTATGGGAAATCAATTTAGGAAAGAACATTCGCGAAGGCGCACATTACACGCAGTTTATGGTGTACGATTTGGATGGCGACGGAATTTCAGAGTTTGTTTGTAAAACAGCAGATGGCACTAGAGACAGTCAAAATAATGTGGTAGGAGATGCATCGAAAGACTGGGTTGATCGAGATCCAAATTCAGCAACTTTTGGAAAAATTTTAAAAGGCCCTGAATATCTTTCTGTCTTTAACGGAAAAACAGGAAAATTAATTACAACAGTCGATTATATTGCTGAAAGAGGCGATTTGGCGGGCTGGGGAGGACATGGCGGAAGCGGTGGAAATGATACTAAAGGGAACCGTATGGATCGTTTTTTGGCTTGTGTTGCTTATCTTGACGGAATTCATCCAAGCGTTGTAATGTGTCGTGGTTATTATGGAAGGACAGTTTTGGCAGCATGGGATTTTAAAGATCAAAAACTAACTTCAAGATGGGTTTTTGATAGTAAAGATTCTGAAAATCCTTATTCGGGAATGGGAAATCATAATCTTACCGTTACTGATGTGGATAATGATGGCAAAGATGAAATTATTTACGGTTCGATGTGTGTTGATGACAACGGAAAAGGTTTGTACACAACGGGTTTTAGACATGGAGATGCCATTCATGTTTCAGATTTAGATCCTGATCGTCCAGGTCTAGAAGTTTTTGGAATTCATGAAATTGAAAATGGTACAAGAGGGCCTGGGGTTACTATTTTTGCCGCTGCCGATGGAAAAGTTTTATTTACGGATTCTCTAAATGAAGATGTCGGCAGAGGTGTTGCAGATAATATTGATCCAACCCGAAAAGGCGCACAATTCTGGTGGTCAGGTTCTCCAAATTTGTATGATATGAAAGGCAACGTTGTTGGGAAAGCACCAAGTTCAGTTAATTTCTTAATTTATTGGGATGGAGATACATCGCGTGAAATTCTCAATTCGAATTATATCGATAAATATGAAAAAGGCCGTTTGTTTACTGCAAATGGTGCGGTTTCTAATAATGGTACAAAATCGACACCGGCACTTTCGGCAGATATTTTAGGCGACTGGCGTGAGGAATTAATTTTGAGGTCGGAAGACAATAAAGAACTCCGAATTTATTCTAGCACTATTCCGACCCAAATCAGACAGTATACGCTCATGCACGATCCGCAATACAGATTGAGTATTGCATGGCAGAATGTTGGTTATAATCAGCCTCCACATACTAGTTTTTATATGGGGACAGACATGAAACCTGCTCCAAAGCCAAATATTGTGCTGGTATCGGCAAAAAAATAA
- a CDS encoding DUF4450 domain-containing protein → MKSKTSLIAVFIGIFFLSSLVINGQEKTTRKIHYIPEGNNFVLKNGNRKFNRALYGSNTGFRVEAGDLPEFALYMPGMGGNFKLALISGKNSKWITEASKIHTSYVQGTMHYEIQDAILGSGRLIVDVVALREKEGFIIKVSGSNVPKDCSLVWVYGGATGKKFSRDGDIGADPESVFYLKPEYCINNKYTLEKQSFLLEYGSESNKQKDGNNKRLTGYFPDSAVHLANAEKQNSPLELYNSNSESLMVVAGKVKNFQNENYWFLTPEKVQNLTQKNIESMYKEAVQQTAVLANRVKVVTPDPYINTLGGALAIASDGIWESPAYLHGAVAWRMYLNAWRGAYTADPLGWHDRAKSHFKSYSNSQVTTPESGPVVFDAEKNLARQKEEMGTSMFSSGYISRNPNKNTVAHHYDMNLVFIDQMLRHFKWTGNTDFMKEMWPVLQRHIDWEKRNFDSDRDGLYDAYASIWASDALQYSGGGVIHSSAYNYYANKTIAAVAQELKVDALPFSKEADKILKASNQILWLPKKGIFAEYKDALGNRLLHETPGVWSIYHTIDSEMATPFESFQMLHYVDKQIPRIPIKAEGLDRTDLFTISTTNWQPYTWSVNNVALAEQLHTALAFWQGGQAEKAYHLWESALIESMYLGASPGAFEQLLYQDAMRGELYRDFADPIGMASRTLVEGLYGIQPDALAGTLTISPGFPSQWNEASIEIPDISFSFKREDKKDSYKIENRFQSKMSLKLLLDAPFDKIQNIMINGKIASYKAISESIGKPKICIEVPYNAVYDVVVNWKGFPLETKKQTPFYTSGQDLHIMTFKAEILSVYDPQSVLSAISKTQNELHAKFNGEGNSVFFIKLKQGELSWWHPVEVNFKPKLEAAAKLTEANTLEVSIKNNTVKKMEGSLVLNTNEKASQPINFNVLEQKTVQIPIQDLMPGTNKIEIKNGNSSIQNMEIINWDIPFSASHKQESIALSSYFNAKVTDVFTNEYLSPRPKTTTLQLPKQGIGNWCYPNLEVIIDDSGLRERAKNKEQITSPEGIVFKTPSSADKKNIVFTSMWDNYPESVTIPLSGKASHVYFMVAGTTNPMQSRMTNGEITVNYTDGTSEVLALKNPENWWPIEQDYFIDGLAFTTDAPKPPRVYLKSGKISRDFKDFKPIKGLTNYGVEGGAGTILDLPLDKNKTLKSLTLKTIANDVVIGLMSLTLIR, encoded by the coding sequence ATGAAATCTAAAACATCCCTTATTGCAGTATTTATTGGCATTTTTTTCTTGAGCTCGTTAGTAATAAACGGACAGGAAAAAACAACCCGTAAGATTCATTATATACCTGAAGGAAATAATTTTGTACTTAAAAATGGCAACCGAAAATTTAATAGAGCACTTTATGGTTCCAATACCGGATTTAGGGTAGAGGCGGGAGATTTACCAGAATTTGCGCTCTATATGCCAGGAATGGGAGGCAATTTTAAATTGGCTTTAATAAGTGGTAAAAACAGCAAATGGATTACCGAAGCATCAAAAATTCATACCAGTTATGTTCAAGGAACCATGCATTACGAAATTCAAGATGCTATTTTGGGAAGTGGAAGACTGATTGTTGATGTAGTCGCTTTAAGAGAAAAAGAAGGTTTTATTATTAAAGTATCAGGTAGCAATGTGCCAAAAGATTGTAGTCTTGTTTGGGTTTACGGTGGTGCGACAGGGAAAAAGTTCAGTCGTGACGGAGATATCGGAGCCGACCCCGAATCGGTCTTTTATTTGAAACCTGAATATTGCATCAATAATAAGTATACTTTAGAAAAACAGTCTTTTCTGTTGGAATATGGTTCAGAAAGCAACAAACAAAAAGACGGAAACAATAAGAGGTTAACAGGTTATTTTCCGGATTCAGCTGTTCATTTGGCTAATGCCGAAAAACAAAACTCCCCTTTAGAATTATACAATTCCAATTCAGAATCACTAATGGTGGTTGCGGGAAAAGTCAAGAACTTTCAAAATGAAAATTATTGGTTTCTGACTCCTGAAAAAGTGCAAAATCTTACACAGAAAAATATTGAGTCAATGTATAAAGAAGCTGTTCAGCAAACAGCGGTTTTGGCGAATAGAGTAAAGGTAGTTACGCCAGACCCTTATATCAATACATTGGGTGGAGCACTTGCAATTGCTTCTGACGGAATATGGGAAAGCCCAGCTTACTTGCATGGCGCGGTGGCATGGAGAATGTACCTCAATGCGTGGCGTGGTGCATACACAGCCGACCCTTTAGGCTGGCATGACCGTGCAAAATCTCATTTTAAGAGTTATAGCAACTCACAAGTTACAACTCCTGAGAGTGGCCCAGTTGTGTTTGATGCTGAAAAAAATCTTGCGAGACAGAAAGAAGAAATGGGAACATCAATGTTCAGCAGCGGCTACATCAGCAGAAATCCGAACAAGAATACTGTTGCTCATCATTATGATATGAATCTGGTTTTTATCGACCAAATGCTGCGTCATTTTAAATGGACTGGAAATACCGATTTTATGAAGGAAATGTGGCCTGTACTTCAAAGACATATTGACTGGGAAAAACGAAATTTCGATTCAGACCGCGATGGTCTATATGATGCTTATGCCTCAATTTGGGCGAGCGATGCGCTTCAATACAGCGGAGGCGGTGTAATTCATTCTTCGGCTTATAATTATTATGCCAATAAAACCATTGCAGCTGTAGCTCAAGAATTAAAGGTGGATGCGCTTCCGTTTTCAAAAGAAGCTGATAAAATTTTAAAAGCTTCCAATCAGATTTTATGGCTTCCTAAAAAAGGAATTTTTGCAGAATATAAAGACGCTTTAGGAAATAGATTATTGCATGAAACTCCTGGAGTTTGGAGCATTTACCATACGATTGATTCAGAAATGGCTACTCCGTTTGAGAGTTTTCAAATGCTGCATTATGTGGATAAACAGATTCCTCGCATACCAATTAAAGCGGAAGGATTAGATAGAACTGATTTATTTACCATTAGTACCACCAATTGGCAGCCTTATACTTGGTCGGTTAATAATGTGGCATTAGCAGAACAATTACACACCGCTTTGGCCTTTTGGCAGGGTGGACAAGCCGAAAAAGCGTATCATTTATGGGAAAGCGCTTTGATAGAAAGTATGTATCTAGGAGCATCGCCGGGTGCTTTTGAACAGCTTTTGTACCAAGATGCAATGCGTGGGGAGTTATATCGTGATTTTGCCGACCCAATCGGAATGGCTTCAAGGACTTTGGTTGAAGGTCTTTACGGAATTCAACCCGATGCTTTAGCAGGAACTTTGACTATCAGTCCGGGTTTTCCTTCTCAATGGAATGAAGCTTCAATCGAAATTCCAGATATTTCATTTTCTTTTAAAAGAGAAGATAAAAAAGACAGTTACAAAATCGAAAATCGTTTTCAGTCCAAAATGAGTTTAAAACTTTTATTGGATGCACCTTTTGATAAAATTCAAAACATTATGATAAACGGTAAAATTGCTTCATATAAAGCAATTTCGGAAAGTATCGGAAAACCGAAAATTTGTATTGAAGTGCCTTACAATGCTGTTTATGATGTTGTTGTAAACTGGAAAGGTTTTCCATTAGAAACAAAAAAGCAGACCCCATTTTACACCAGTGGTCAAGATTTACATATAATGACTTTTAAAGCTGAAATTCTTTCGGTTTACGATCCGCAATCGGTTTTAAGTGCTATTTCGAAAACTCAAAATGAGCTTCATGCCAAGTTTAATGGGGAAGGAAACAGTGTGTTTTTTATAAAACTGAAACAAGGCGAATTGTCTTGGTGGCATCCTGTTGAAGTTAATTTTAAACCAAAATTAGAAGCTGCAGCAAAACTTACAGAAGCCAATACTTTAGAAGTTTCCATTAAAAACAATACTGTAAAAAAGATGGAAGGTTCTTTGGTTTTAAATACAAATGAAAAAGCGAGTCAGCCAATTAATTTTAATGTATTAGAACAGAAAACAGTTCAAATTCCGATTCAAGATTTAATGCCAGGAACTAACAAAATTGAGATTAAGAATGGCAATTCATCCATTCAAAACATGGAAATAATCAATTGGGATATTCCGTTTTCGGCTTCCCATAAACAGGAATCGATTGCTCTTTCGTCTTATTTTAATGCTAAAGTTACCGATGTTTTTACCAATGAATATCTTTCGCCAAGACCTAAAACTACGACATTACAGCTTCCGAAACAGGGAATCGGGAATTGGTGTTATCCCAATTTAGAAGTTATAATTGACGACAGTGGACTTCGTGAAAGAGCCAAGAACAAAGAACAAATTACTTCTCCTGAAGGAATTGTATTTAAAACACCTTCATCAGCAGACAAAAAAAATATTGTTTTCACTTCCATGTGGGATAATTATCCGGAAAGTGTTACGATTCCGTTATCTGGAAAAGCTTCACATGTTTATTTTATGGTAGCAGGAACAACAAATCCAATGCAGAGCCGAATGACAAATGGCGAAATCACAGTAAATTACACAGATGGAACTTCGGAAGTTTTAGCACTTAAAAATCCAGAAAACTGGTGGCCGATTGAGCAGGATTATTTTATTGACGGATTAGCATTTACCACCGATGCTCCAAAACCACCAAGAGTTTATCTGAAATCAGGAAAAATTTCGAGAGATTTTAAAGATTTTAAACCCATAAAAGGACTTACCAATTATGGAGTCGAAGGCGGTGCGGGAACGATTCTGGATTTGCCATTGGATAAAAATAAAACATTAAAAAGTTTGACTTTGAAAACCATTGCTAATGATGTGGTGATTGGTTTGATGAGTTTGACTTTAATTAGATAA
- a CDS encoding rhamnogalacturonan acetylesterase produces MDNKTVSEDSLKKTMLFQFGTDLKIKKGISVTKSLEYKSDLGYGFDFNTESNLKLNSNSFSIEKPVYFSVKLPEGNYQVEVVLGSPQKDLKTTIKAESRRLMVNEFIVAKGKSAVQIFNINVRNPRIDDNLNVTLKDREKDILDWDDKLTLEFLGETAVQSIKITKKDNLTVLYLAGDSTVTDQDVEPWASWGQFITAYFNENVVVANYAYSGSSLSSFKASNRLKKILSQIKKGDYLFVEFGHNDEKIKGAGNGPWESYSDLLAEFTQAAKDKGAIPILVTPTQRRFFNENGTLKDTHGDFPPAMRAVAQKNNTALIDITKMTTELYETWGDEVSRKAFVQYPANTFPGQEKALDDNTHFNSFGANEIALCVIRGIRQLDVPLKKQIKKDIPEYNPNKPNYISSWTLPMSARFEISKPDGN; encoded by the coding sequence TTGGACAACAAAACAGTTTCTGAAGACAGTTTAAAAAAGACAATGCTCTTTCAGTTTGGCACTGATTTAAAAATCAAAAAAGGGATTTCGGTAACAAAATCTTTAGAATACAAATCTGATTTAGGATATGGATTTGACTTTAATACCGAATCCAACCTAAAATTAAACTCCAATTCTTTTTCTATTGAAAAGCCTGTCTACTTTTCTGTAAAACTTCCTGAAGGAAATTATCAAGTTGAAGTAGTTTTAGGAAGTCCTCAAAAAGACCTTAAAACAACCATAAAAGCAGAATCTCGCCGATTAATGGTTAATGAGTTTATTGTAGCAAAAGGAAAATCAGCTGTACAGATTTTTAATATAAATGTTCGAAATCCTAGAATTGATGATAATTTGAATGTTACTCTTAAAGACCGTGAAAAAGACATCTTAGATTGGGATGATAAATTGACCCTTGAATTTCTAGGCGAAACAGCCGTTCAGAGTATTAAAATCACAAAAAAAGACAATTTAACGGTTCTCTATCTAGCCGGAGATTCTACTGTTACCGACCAAGATGTAGAGCCTTGGGCATCGTGGGGACAATTTATCACTGCTTATTTTAATGAAAATGTTGTTGTAGCAAATTATGCGTATTCGGGTTCTTCATTGAGTTCTTTTAAAGCCAGCAACCGCTTGAAAAAAATACTTTCCCAAATCAAAAAAGGAGATTACCTTTTTGTGGAATTTGGTCATAATGACGAAAAAATCAAAGGTGCCGGCAATGGCCCGTGGGAATCGTATTCAGATTTATTGGCAGAATTTACTCAGGCAGCTAAAGATAAAGGCGCAATTCCGATTTTAGTTACCCCAACACAACGCCGTTTTTTTAATGAAAACGGCACTCTAAAAGATACGCATGGCGATTTTCCTCCAGCGATGCGTGCCGTGGCTCAAAAAAACAATACAGCTCTTATTGATATTACAAAAATGACAACCGAGCTTTACGAAACCTGGGGCGATGAAGTATCCAGAAAAGCTTTTGTACAATATCCTGCCAACACCTTTCCCGGTCAGGAAAAAGCATTGGACGACAATACGCATTTTAATAGCTTTGGGGCTAACGAAATTGCACTTTGTGTAATTAGAGGAATTCGTCAGCTTGACGTTCCTTTGAAAAAACAAATCAAAAAAGATATTCCGGAATATAATCCGAACAAACCTAACTATATTTCAAGCTGGACGCTGCCTATGAGCGCCCGATTTGAAATTTCAAAACCAGATGGAAACTAA